The genomic stretch CATTGATTTGTGTGCCAGAGGACTGCTAGACTGTCAATGTTAGCTGAAATCACCCAAGCTGAAGAATTGGTGACACAAAGCTTAGAGGAAGGGTCACAGGGGGACTGTCTATCAAAGCTGCTTACTGTAAGGGCCACTTACCACTTCGTCGTCTTCCACTAGCACCATATCATAGGCACTGAGGGCCGCACAGAAAATGATGCAGGTGACTCCCTCAAAGCAGTGGatccacttctttctctctgatcGTTGCCCTCCCACGTCAAACATCCTGAGGGAAGAAGCAGCACATGTACTTGGTGTTTACAGAGGGGTGGCCACTTTGGGGCCAGTCGGCAATGAGATGGGAaatggggaggaaagagggacaAATAGGATAGTTATTCAGATTGGGCTTTAGTGAAGGCCAAGAGGCATCCCCAGTCCCCTTTTTTGGTATCTGAGGTGACCCCAGGGAACCATGTGTGTATCTGTGATGCCCCCCAGAGAGCTGTGTACTCACCTGAAGTTCAAGTCTTTGACGGAAAACTTGGTCTCAATGATGCCTGTGGTTTTGACTCTGGATCGTAGCACATCTTGCTCATTAGGGAGGTAGTCGGGGGCTGTAATCCGGTCTAATTGGTTCAGGTAGCTAGAGAAAAGAGATTGGAATGGATTAAACTTTACACAGCCAGGGCCAAGAAAGGTAAAGGTCCTACCCAAAGTTATATAACTAACTTGGTGATGGAATCAGGACTAGAGTCCATATTGTTAAATCTAGGGTTCTTTCCTTCAAACCCTCATGTGTCCTTACAAAAGGGAGTGTGGGCTGAGAGGCATGCCCAGTTGTGGCAGGGGTTCTGTCGCATTTAAGTCAAATCAGATAACTTTTCCTTAAGTTTTGCCTGGCTACAAAGTTTTCTAGATCCTTCAGTAAGATTTGGTGGTTTAAATGAGTGTCAAAAGTTCCAACAAGAAGCAggagtaggggctcctgggtggttcagttgattgagcttccgactcttgattttggctcaggtcatgatcccagggtcgtgggatcaagctctgtgtcgggctctgtgctgagcgtggagcctgcttgagattcattcattcattctctctctccccccgcctctctcttctcctcccccactttcccttttcctccccctcccccactcatgctctctttaaaataaaaataaatttaacaagaagCAGGAGTAGACTAAAAGAGACTTCAGAGACATAAGAGACGTGAATCAGTTTAATACATGGACTTGTTTATATCCTGAATCAAGTTGAGGGGCAAACAGTTGAGATAACTGGGGAAActtaaatgagcactggcttgGATATTTGATGACATCAaggaattattaaatatttaggtgTGATGGTtatgttgtgatttctttttttttttttttttttttttttttaaattttttttttcaacgttttttatttatttttgggacagagagagacagagcatgaacgggggaggggcagagagagagggagacacagaatcggaaacaggctccaggctccgagccatcggcccagagcccgacgcggggctcgaactcacggaccgcgagatcgtgacctggctgaagtcggacgcttaaccgactgcgccacccaggcgccccgtgatttctttttttaaaaagagcctctctctctctctctctctcttttttttttttttttttttttttttttgagagatacatAGTGAAATTTTTAGTATGTAATGATAGGATATTTGGGactttcttcaaaataatccagtgggagatggagagaaaatggaacaagAGTGGTCATGAGCTGGTAACGGTTGAAGTCAGGTGATTCACTGTATTATTCTACTTTCATATGTGTTTGACAGTTAtcatgaaaaaactttttttttaaagacaagaggAAGGCAGATGAGAAGTGGGATgacagagaagaagggaaggaaaattaacaAGTGTGTAGTATATGCcagtattttcacatttaaattctcatttaacCTCATACACCTTCAAGTTTcatgtcccattttacagatgaatgttAATTTCAGAAGAGTtgaataacttgtccaaggtcaagaGGCACTATGGTATATTGTAAAAAGCATTCAACTTTGCGGTCAAATAGACCTGGAGTCAACTTCAACCTCTGCCATTtaactatgtgactttgggcaagttagttaacttctctgaacctcagtttttcaTCGGACTAATAAAAAGTACTATCTACCTCGAATAATCAAACGAGGTGGTGCACCTCACACACCCAGCAATGCCTGGGCCTTAGTGAGTAAGTGCTCTGTGGATGGTAAATGATAACTGTGTTACAAAATTAGATGACAGAAGAGGGATtaaatccaggtctgtctgactacAGAGCTCATGCCCATCTATGAAACCATGCTGTTTGAGGTAGGCTTGATAAACTCTCTGTACCTTATCTTTTCGGAATCAGCTTTGCAAAGTTGGTTCTTTTAAATCCCTGACCTACTTCCTTTGGTTTGCCCTGGAAGTTTCTGTGTCCCTTGCCCTGGCACCCTGATGTAAAATGCTATGTGTGAAGGAGGCATTTGTTTCTGGTTGGTGGCCTAAGTAAATACACCTAGGTTACCAGCTAGAATATTCCACCCTGAAAAGGCCGTCGTTAATCACCTGTTTCCTGGGAGGGCATGTGGCAGAACTGCAGGTCTGTCTTTGTGTTTGTGGTTCTGAAAGGAGAGACTATGTGCATGAATTTAAGAGGACAGCAGTCTGAGGGCTACTAAGCAGggcacatttgtttttaatttgggggtCTTCAGCTCTATAGGCTGCAGTGAGCCAGATTGAAGCAGCAGAGTGGTGGCAACTATGTCTGTGTCCCTCTCTAAAGGCATTAAGTTCAAAGCATAGTAAAACACTGCTTAAGCCCAACACAACAGGTATCCACGCTGAATTCAGTCCTTTGTGACTCCAGCTTTCATGCCTGAAATTTTAGTCTGCTTGTGATTTCTCCTAGAAGGTTGTTTATAGCTaatcccaccccttccccagtcaGAGTCTTACTAAGATGCTGAGTCATTGAGCTGGTACTCTGCAGCTCTCTCGAAGCAGGCTTGCACCCCACCATCCTTCCACAACTTCCTGATGACCTCAACCAGCTCGGGAGGCATGGTGCCCTCCTCAGTGGAGTCAGCCAGGGTGTTGAGCTGTCGCCCAGTATCCTGTAAGGCAGAAACCTGGCTGAGAACTACACAGGAGTAATGGCTTTCCAGGAGGCTCCTGGGAATACTactgaaaagaaagcattttgcaTTGCTACTAAAGCCTAAGATGGAGATTGCAGCCAGTGAAGATGTTAAGAAAACATATGGATTAATTTTGAGTGTGCTTCTGAGATGTAGAGGGTGGCAATTTCTCCAGTCCTAGGATGTCTAGGGGAAAATAGCTTCCAGGGGCTTCCTCTGTGGTGTTTCTGTCTCCCATCCTTAGTTCAAAAGAGTACCGCCACAAAATGTGGGCCCTCTGCTCGCAGGGAGGTTGGAAGTTTAAAGACCAGATTGACCATGACATAGATCAGATGGTAGACAACCATCACCTTTGTTCTTTCAATGATCCAAAGCTAGGAAAAGACAAATGCCAGAACTAGGGATTTAGCTTGTAAAAGTTCCATAGCCAGGCAAGGAGCCCAGGGGAGCATTTTAGATggtaagataaaacaaaaaggcagaggaagctgAGAACAGGTTTTGGTAATGTATTATAAAGGTAGGGATTGCACACTTCTCCAAGACTGAAGTAAAAAGACTGGAAGCTCAGTAGGTAGGACTTAGTTCTATGAAACTCCTTTCTGACCCATATTTCCTCATAGCTTGTCAGCTGCCTGTTTTCAGATCATTAGCCTTTCCTTCCAACCTTAACCGCATTGCTGTTAACCACATACCGCACAGCTTGGTTCAGCATAGTCAATACCCAGTGTGGACATGGCCTGGATGATAGCCAAGATGGACTGCAGCATATTCCCGTAGATGATGGCCTTGTACTCCAGACACTCTTCTGGCGAATAGCCATCCTGATGAATGATCCTGCAAGACACCCGGCCCATAGTTGGACCTGAGTAACCAGCCGTAAGGGATTGGGGATCTGGAAGGATTGAAAGGGTCATAAGAACACAATCTATTCCTATTGCTGTCCCAAAGTGGAGGGTGAGGGGAAAAGGGCATGCAGATGAGGGGCATTGGGAATCAGGTTCTTTATATCCTTTACATCTGGGTGCCTTCAGGATGAAGAGCCCTTCACCCTCCATGCCTCTACTGGCTCTACTGACTTCATCACCCTACCTCAGTCCTCGGGGGGCTTTGTTCTTACTCACTTCATCTGTTTGACGATAGTGCTCTTTCCTGACTCCCCAGCACCTGCAGGGAGAAATGTTTATGCTTCAGGTTTCCACCAATTCTCCCCAACCCTCCAGTAGATGGCTTGTGAGAAGTCTAAGCCAGGGCTTGCTTGGGAGTCTTGTTAGGAGACAACCTGTAGGGATGATTGCTGCCCTCAATTTCTGCCAGCCTTGAGCTCAGGCCATTCAGTCTGGATTTAGAGCAGAGTttctcagcctctgcactgttgacattttgggctggacaattatttttttttgtgggaggctgtcctgtgcattgtagggtgtttagtggcattcctggcctctactcactagagGCCAGTAGCACTCTTCTCTTCCAGTTGTGACAACTaagaatgtctccagacattccCGAGTGTCCTGGTGAGGGGTGAGGGTGGTGGCAAAATCTCGTTGAGAACCACCGATAGAGTCAGGGAATTCCTTTAACACGTTTCTCCTCTGCCCAGTTTTACTCAGGAGAGTGATCTTGGAGCAGGATTGCAGAGAGCTGGATAACTTCACTGAAATAGTTTTTTTCATCATCTTGCTTTTTCCCTTATTGGCTAAAATGCCCTGCTATCCTCTCATTTACACTCTGCTCTCCCTCCACATACCCTTCAACTCTCTCCCCCAGTTTGCACTGCCCTGATGCCCTAATCTCCCTCCCATTTAGTCTATGCTGGTTCCCTTTAAGCTGCTTATCCTGAATGTAGAAGAAAGCTGCTTAGGCTTAAAAGATCTCTCAGTGGCCTTGCTATATCTTTCCCCTTCTGTAGCTTTTGGGCTTCTTGGAGTCTGAGTCCAGCTTACAGTGGTATGCTCACAGATTGGCTGGGCAAAAGGAGGTGCCACCGCCTGGGGCTCCAGTTCACAGGCTCCTCATGGGCTTGGAAACAGCCCAGCCAGCTAATCTGCTGCTGCAAAGACCCCCCAGCTAGCCTATCTCTGTActactgttgggttttttttcctaaaccagGTGTCCCAAACTCTTTATTGAACCAAGAGGTTCTGTTTGCAGCTGTGACCAATCTCTCTGACCAGAAGAAGGTGCTTGTCGTTTTTCAGCACAGACCTGTGATCTGCTTAGGGCTCATCAAGTTGATGAACCTCCCATCTGGAAGGGGCTTTCAAGGCAGCTACTGAACAGAAAGCCAGGAAAGGACTGCCGTAGACATTCCTCCTCCCTCAGGACTGGCTCCCTAgttataaaatgtatacagaatgTTTACTGGAGGCAAGGAGAAGGAACCCATTTATGTGGCAAGAACCAGTGGGCCTGCTTCTGGGACTACATGGCACTGATGCTATGGCAGGACTTCTGAGTCCACTGACTCAGAGCTTTCTGACTGCAGATCAGGTAACTCTAAGCCCAGGGTTCACGGCATTTACCAAGCTGTGAGGTGTGGGGTTTGGTTAGATTTGGAGATGGATGGGTCTCTCCCAGCCCTTGCACACTTCCTGGTTCAAGGAAGAGCAGAACTATTCCAAGGTAGCTTTGGTATTCTGCATCTCCTTGGGGTGGCTATGCTCAGCCCTAGAGCCCTGATCCCTTAGCCTGAGACCAGATGGGGAGAGGAAAATGACCGGCCATCCATCCTCCCCATGGGGTGGGCTAGAACCCATCTACCATTCAGGATAAGCAGGAAGGAGCAGTACCTTCTTCTCTGGCTCATCCTCCCATCTCGCTCACCCAGCAGTAGCAGTTTGACGGTCTTGGCTTCCTTGTCAGCATCCTCCTGCAgcttcttttctagctccttggACCTCTTGGCCAGTTCTTTGTCCTCAGCACTGACTCCACTCCCCATCTTTCTGCTATCTCCTTCTCCGCTGCTTCTTCTGGCCCTTAAGCTTCTTCTCTAGGGTTTCCTATCTGTGAGATGGAagataaggaaaaagtaaattggGATCGAGTATCAGTTTTGTAGTCTTCCTCAAAAGCTGGTCGATAAGGGGCTTGGTGAGggagcaggctctaggttctcgTCCCCTGCCTGTCTTGGGTGAGACTTTCTACCCCAGCTGGAGACCTACTTAGTCTAGGGATTGTAGCCTTTTTATCTAGCAATGTGATGGGTCAAGCCAATTAAGAGCTCAGTATGACAAAGGGCAAAGACATGTGTTTCTGTAACTAAGAAAATGGCTGGATTTTGACACAGGAGGACAGAATGCGGGTACTGGAGCTTTCTGGAATGAGATCACAGCTGTCCCATCCTTTTGAGGGGCTGATCTCCTAAAAGTCTCTTTCTTCCTTGGATTCACTTGCATTTTAGCTCTAGAGATTAGATGTGTAAACATAGGAAGCTCTGCCTGTCCTGAGACTCCAGATTTTAGAGTCTTGTTTTCAAGGGCTTCAAGGCATCAAAGCACCCTCTCCATCATACCAGGCTGGTCCTGGCAAGGAAATCTTGTTTAGGGTGGTGCCCTTCctggaaaaattagaaatgtttcctccagctcctccagtGGCTGCTGCACCAGGAAGTTATTAGCATTGTTCTGCTGTGTTGGGTAATCTCTCTATGTGCTTCTTTGTAGCACTTATCCCTTCATACTGTACTTTGCTTTATGAATGGGTTTCTCCCAGGCTGAATTGCTTCCGCTGGAGGTCAGGGACCAAATCTGATTCATATGTGAGTCCTTTAGACCGTGTGGTTTATTAGCAGACCCTCAGTAAaagtttggtgaatgaatgaaagaaaatgtatacacaGAGAGAGCGGGCCTCCAACTCTGTAAAGCCACCTGAGGCCTACCCTTACTTGGTGAGTGAACTTTGCTGTTTAGAGTGGGAGTTTGTGCTGCCTCATACAGGAAACTGCTTCCTTGGGAAATTGGACTCTAGCCTCTGGCTTTGCAAAGGTTGGGGCagccctccctctggccctcatTCCAGCTGCCCCTTCCTGGGAAGAAATGCCAGAGAGGAACCCAGGAGTTCTCTTTTGGACCTATGGAAGACTCTCTCCATCGGTCATATTTCTCTATGCCAGTTATTTCCGTTTAATTAAGTGGGTTGCTGGTGGAGCCTCCTCAGTACTTCGGGATTTTGCTACCCAAAATGTGGTGCAAGGCCCAGCCTAGATCACCTGGGAGCTTCTTGGAAGTGCAGGATCTCAGGCTTTAACCTAGATCTGATTTAGAGCCTGCATTTTAACTGGATCGCAGGTGACTCTAAGCATGTTAAAGTTCGGGAAGTGCTGCCCTAGGAGGTACTAGGGAATTGTTTTTTCCTCAAACCTGCCTAATCATGAGGATCACCTGAGATGCTTGTTTCTGTGTGTTATCGAATCTTAGGTCTCACTGATTGGAAGATCACTCACAtttcaaagatgttaaaatatCCTATATGTTTTTATAAAGGGGTGTGCTTTAGAATCATTAAGTTCCGGCAATAGTGCTAATTCCAGATCCTGAGAAACTCTTTTAAACTAATACAAGTGATTATCATCATCTGGCAAGTTTGGAAAAACCTGATCCAGAAGAGTGGTTCTCAACTTTTGTTGTACTTTGGAATTTACccagagagctttaaaaaataatactgatcTAATTGGTCTGGAATACAGTCTAGGTGTGGAGATTTCCAAatttccccaggtgattctaatgcgcAGCCAAGGAGTTGAGGAGTTAACCTGAGCTTGAAGGGCTTAACATGTTCTTTCCTTTTAGAGTGGAATTGCACTGTAGTGGCCTGTGCATTTGGACTGAGAAGCTGGGAGGGAGCCCCAGGGCCTCCCACCTACCAGGTACCCTGAGCCATTGCTgagctccttcctccttccaccaCCTTTCAGCTGCATATCTGAGCATCTGGCTGAGAAGCCCTGGGCCTGGAGCCCAGACTCTCAGGGCTGATGGAGAAATAGGTAGCTGCCACGGTGCCTTCCCTAGTGATCATGTTTTCCCGATCAAAAATTGGCAAGTGCTTCTTGACTTAAAACAGGAGAGTGTCTTTGAAATTGTGATTGTCTTGGAATCTTGGCTATAAGGTTTCAGTAATTATacctccccagcccagccctagCCTACCCACAATATTGGTAACCTACACCTAGGCCAGAGCTGTGCTGAAGCCTGTTGTGTTCAGAGCAGGGGACTGCCAGCCACTGTGCTGGCCGAGTTAATGTGGCTCCTATCAGTTCATTCTCACACTAACTTCAAGGTAAGTGCTCTGTCCCCAGTTTACAGACCAGAGAACTGAGACTTGAGGGGTAAGTAACCTGTTCAAGGTCCTATAGTTTAATGAGCAAATCAAGTGATCCTTCTTCCCACGACCCCCACATAAGCAGCCAGTGAAAGAACACTTGGAGGAAACAGGCAACATGCATGAGCTCGAAAACAGTAGCACTTGCAATGTTAAAGGAACCACTAACTTGTTTGACGCATGGAGAAAATGTTCGAGCTTGTTCCTTTTTCAGCTACCACCTCTGCAAACTTCTGTGCTGCTCCTACTTGTTTTGTAGTTTGCTGGGCTCCCATTCCGACTACTAAGCTGAGTAAGAGAGCTCCTGACCCTTGCCTGGCCTCTAATTGTGCTGACCCATCCTGATGCCAGTGACCTCCTGCCTGCCGTCTTCAGCTCTGATGCCTTTCGAAACTGTGACTGTTCTACTTTATTATTGCATTTGGGTTCAGTGACCTGGTGGAGTAGGAAAAGCATGTACGTGCTATTCCCATTTAGAAACACAGAAATATGATCCTCACATTAATAAACAAATTAGCATCAAAATCAGCTAGAGCTCAGGAGTCCTACTCACAGCCTGATAACCAATCATTTTGAGTGAAGAAAGACTCACCATTTCCCAACAAATTTGGTCCTGTTTCCTGAGCTAAGGGGAGACCTCAGGATCTGTCTTACCCTCAGTGATGGGGATTGTGGAGAAAGCCTTGTCTCAGCTGGAGTAGGGAGGTCATGAATGAAGAACTGCCCTCAGGACCTTCCAGTCCAAAGGAAGAGGTGGGGTAAATTCACAGAGAAGCAGCTGAATTGAAGGAACACTGTGCTAGTGCTGGAGAATTCAAAGCTGTTTAAAACCTACCCTCCACCCCTGGTAGGAAAGACCATTATAAACACATTTAACTGTCAGACTGAAAAATTCtgtagaagaaaggagggagCAACTAAAATGAACAGACTTGCAACAGAGAAAGCAGAACAACAATAGAAACGGAGGTAAGGCATtttggggagaggaaagaaagcatgGGAGAATGCATGGAGGCCCGAGGTGCAACGTGTGCTCTGGGAAGACTGGGAAATGAGATGTGACtggtggggcaggagagggaaaggtgcAGGGAAAGGTGCGTGGAGAGGAGGGCTGGGAGAGGACAACAAAGGGGCATTGGGGCTAGCCAGTGAGGGCCTGGAATGACAGGGCATGGCTAGAGCCATTTGAATACTTACAAACTAGTATGGGTGGATGCAGCTGTATGGAGTTGTAAACAATGCTGGGGGACAGGTTGCTTGAACAAGCTGAGAAACCAGAACCGAGTAGCTTGGTTCCAGAAGGATCTAAGCATAGGGGATGCTTTGGGAAACTGTTCTGGCCAAGGATCTTTGTGAGGCTGGAGGTGTTCTCTCCAGAGTCCGGTGTCTGCAGAGTGGTCTGGCCTAGTGGGGAGGCTGACATCACAAGTGAGCTGCGGGCCAGGGGCTAAGAGAAGCCTTCTTCAGAGAATTAAGGAGCATACTTGAGTGGGGGCCCGGGGTTCAGGGAGGGCCATTTAAGGAACCATCTGGTGAATAgagtaggagggagggagctg from Panthera leo isolate Ple1 chromosome C1, P.leo_Ple1_pat1.1, whole genome shotgun sequence encodes the following:
- the GNAT2 gene encoding guanine nucleotide-binding protein G(t) subunit alpha-2; this translates as MGSGVSAEDKELAKRSKELEKKLQEDADKEAKTVKLLLLGAGESGKSTIVKQMKIIHQDGYSPEECLEYKAIIYGNMLQSILAIIQAMSTLGIDYAEPSCADTGRQLNTLADSTEEGTMPPELVEVIRKLWKDGGVQACFERAAEYQLNDSASYYLNQLDRITAPDYLPNEQDVLRSRVKTTGIIETKFSVKDLNFRMFDVGGQRSERKKWIHCFEGVTCIIFCAALSAYDMVLVEDDEVNRMHESLHLFNSICNHKFFAATSIVLFLNKKDLFEEKIKKVHLSICFPEYDGNNSFEDAGNYIKSQFLDLNMRKDVKEIYSHMTCATDTQNVKFVFDAVTDIIIKENLKDCGLF